Proteins from one Chitinophaga oryzae genomic window:
- a CDS encoding L-threonylcarbamoyladenylate synthase: MDFEQDINAALPVLRNGGLILYPTDTIWGIGCDATNEAAVKKVYELKQRSESKSLVILLPDVRDLLYYVSNPRPDMAEVLAGFDRPTTVIYEGALGLAANAVSDDQTVAIRIVQDTFCRHLLKRLRKPLVSTSANISGQPSPASFRDVSPAIVNGVDYVVKYRQEEAAAGVASRIIRIGKDGSIAIIRD, translated from the coding sequence ATGGATTTTGAACAAGATATTAATGCCGCCCTGCCGGTACTGCGCAATGGCGGACTCATTCTCTACCCCACAGATACCATCTGGGGCATCGGCTGCGACGCCACCAACGAAGCTGCCGTAAAAAAAGTTTATGAACTGAAACAACGCAGCGAAAGCAAAAGCCTCGTGATCCTGCTGCCCGATGTGCGCGACCTGCTGTATTATGTGTCTAACCCGCGGCCGGACATGGCGGAGGTGCTGGCCGGCTTCGACCGGCCGACGACAGTCATCTACGAAGGCGCCCTCGGCCTCGCGGCCAACGCCGTCAGCGACGACCAGACAGTAGCCATCCGCATCGTGCAGGATACCTTCTGCCGCCACCTGCTCAAACGCCTCCGGAAACCCCTGGTGTCCACCTCTGCCAATATCAGCGGTCAACCCAGCCCAGCCAGTTTCCGCGACGTGTCCCCCGCGATCGTGAACGGCGTGGACTATGTGGTAAAATACCGCCAGGAAGAAGCCGCTGCCGGCGTGGCTTCCAGGATTATCAGGATAGGAAAAGACGGATCGATAGCCATAATCCGGGATTAA
- a CDS encoding CCA tRNA nucleotidyltransferase has product MISSKPLDIPCSLQERKVLEKIALAAHELRVPAFLIGGFVRDKILGRRTKDMDIVCVGDGITLAHQVAAALGDNIPVSFFKTYGTAQVKWHEFEIEFVGARKESYRRESRNPEVVAGTLEDDQNRRDFTINALAVSLREADYGTLIDPFGGMADLDKQLIRTPLEPAQTFSDDPLRMMRAIRFASQLQFTIADDAFKAIQENAERIRIITQERISDEFNKIMLSPKPSVGLDLLYKAGLLKIIFPQMTDMVGVEMYEGKGHKDNFYHTLQVVDNISVHTRDLWLRWAALLHDIGKPATKKFEPGHGWTFHGHDAVGGKMVTRIFTKFKLPLHDKMKLVKKLVELHLRPISLTKENITDSAIRRLLFDAGDDIESLMMLCEADITSKNKSKVKRYLENFELVRKRLKEVEESDRIRNWQPPVTGEMIMETFDLKPGRIVGDLKNAIREAILDGEIANTYEAAYAFMLEKAKALDLTPVK; this is encoded by the coding sequence ATGATCAGCAGCAAGCCATTAGACATTCCCTGCTCCCTGCAGGAACGGAAAGTGTTGGAGAAGATTGCGCTGGCAGCCCATGAACTACGGGTGCCGGCCTTTCTGATCGGAGGCTTCGTACGCGATAAAATACTGGGAAGAAGAACAAAAGACATGGATATCGTGTGCGTGGGAGACGGCATCACCCTGGCACACCAGGTGGCTGCTGCCCTGGGCGACAATATCCCCGTCAGCTTCTTTAAAACCTACGGCACCGCCCAGGTGAAATGGCATGAATTCGAAATCGAATTCGTAGGCGCCCGCAAAGAAAGCTACCGCCGGGAATCCAGAAACCCCGAAGTAGTGGCCGGCACCCTCGAAGATGACCAGAACCGCCGCGATTTTACCATCAACGCACTGGCGGTCAGCCTCCGGGAGGCCGACTACGGCACCCTTATCGACCCCTTCGGCGGAATGGCAGATCTGGATAAACAACTGATCCGCACCCCGCTGGAGCCGGCACAAACCTTCAGCGACGACCCCCTGCGCATGATGCGGGCCATCCGCTTTGCATCCCAGCTGCAGTTCACCATCGCCGATGACGCCTTTAAAGCCATCCAGGAAAATGCGGAACGTATCCGCATCATCACCCAGGAAAGGATCTCCGACGAATTCAATAAAATCATGCTCTCTCCCAAACCCTCCGTGGGGCTCGACCTGCTCTATAAAGCCGGTCTGCTTAAAATCATCTTCCCCCAGATGACAGACATGGTAGGCGTGGAGATGTATGAAGGGAAAGGACATAAAGATAATTTCTATCATACCCTGCAGGTAGTCGATAATATCTCCGTGCATACCCGCGACCTCTGGCTCCGCTGGGCTGCACTGCTGCATGATATCGGTAAGCCCGCCACCAAAAAATTTGAACCGGGCCACGGCTGGACCTTCCACGGTCACGATGCGGTGGGAGGGAAGATGGTGACCCGTATCTTCACCAAATTTAAATTACCCCTGCACGATAAAATGAAGCTGGTCAAAAAACTGGTGGAACTCCACCTGCGCCCGATCAGCCTCACGAAAGAGAATATAACGGACTCGGCTATCCGCAGGCTCCTGTTCGACGCCGGCGACGACATCGAATCACTCATGATGCTGTGCGAAGCCGATATCACCTCCAAAAACAAATCCAAGGTGAAACGTTATCTGGAGAATTTTGAACTGGTGCGCAAAAGGCTGAAGGAAGTGGAAGAAAGCGATCGTATCCGCAACTGGCAACCCCCCGTTACCGGCGAAATGATCATGGAGACCTTTGACCTGAAGCCCGGCCGCATAGTAGGTGACCTCAAAAACGCTATCCGGGAAGCTATCCTCGACGGCGAAATCGCAAACACCTACGAAGCCGCCTACGCTTTTATGCTGGAAAAAGCAAAAGCCCTGGACCTTACCCCAGTTAAATAA
- a CDS encoding plasmid pRiA4b ORF-3 family protein produces the protein MPVLKFRVYWEEDESVYRDISIKPNQTFLALHTAILQAFEFDTKHGATFFRSNDNWQRGREIILQEDKQPRKVEPLLMAETTIAAAVKAPNQKFIYLYDFAKNWSFLVELIGVSKDENAKLTYPVCVRKEGLAPSQYGTKGLVGDKLVEMEEKYDLNKEGMDEEGFGEEGEEETNNDGADDFGGGGEDENNY, from the coding sequence ATGCCGGTTTTGAAATTCAGAGTATACTGGGAAGAAGATGAAAGTGTTTACAGAGACATTTCCATTAAGCCGAATCAGACTTTTTTAGCATTACATACGGCCATTTTGCAGGCTTTTGAATTTGATACCAAACATGGAGCCACCTTCTTCCGTAGCAATGATAACTGGCAACGCGGCCGGGAAATCATCCTGCAGGAAGATAAGCAACCCCGTAAAGTAGAGCCGCTGCTGATGGCGGAAACCACCATCGCCGCCGCGGTGAAAGCACCCAACCAAAAATTCATCTACCTCTACGACTTCGCCAAAAACTGGTCATTCCTCGTTGAACTGATCGGCGTCTCCAAAGATGAGAACGCCAAACTGACCTACCCGGTATGTGTACGCAAGGAAGGCCTGGCCCCCAGCCAGTACGGTACCAAAGGCCTGGTGGGCGATAAACTCGTGGAAATGGAAGAAAAATATGACCTTAACAAGGAAGGCATGGACGAAGAAGGCTTCGGTGAAGAAGGAGAAGAGGAAACCAACAACGACGGCGCTGATGATTTCGGCGGCGGCGGTGAAGATGAAAATAACTACTAG
- the miaA gene encoding tRNA (adenosine(37)-N6)-dimethylallyltransferase MiaA: MAQLYRTSVISADSRQCYREISIGTAKPTPAELAAAPHYFINSHSIREEVNAGIYEQLALQYARDIFRDNDVAIMCGGTGLYIRAFCEGIDDMPAIPPGIREQLNVQYAENGLAWLQEQLQLRDPAFYATAETQNPQRLIRALEVLEATGRSITTFRTATKAQRDFRIIKTGINLPKELLHENIHKRVDLMMDAGLLAEVESVKAFRQHNALRTVGYQEIFDYFDGTLSLEKAVEDIKTHTRQYAKRQLTWFRKDPDYHWFDPRYPEVIISWLQQQLQQPS, from the coding sequence TTGGCGCAGTTATACCGCACTTCGGTGATCTCTGCCGACTCCCGGCAGTGTTACCGGGAAATCAGCATCGGTACGGCTAAACCCACACCAGCGGAACTGGCAGCCGCCCCGCACTATTTCATCAACTCCCACTCCATCCGGGAAGAAGTGAATGCCGGTATCTACGAACAACTGGCCCTGCAATATGCCCGCGATATCTTCCGCGACAACGATGTGGCCATCATGTGCGGTGGTACCGGCCTGTATATCCGCGCTTTCTGCGAAGGAATAGACGATATGCCGGCCATCCCGCCGGGCATCCGGGAACAGCTCAACGTGCAATATGCGGAAAACGGCCTCGCCTGGCTCCAGGAACAACTGCAGCTGCGCGATCCGGCGTTTTATGCCACCGCGGAAACACAAAATCCGCAACGCCTCATCCGCGCACTGGAAGTCCTTGAGGCTACCGGAAGATCTATCACCACCTTCCGTACCGCTACCAAAGCGCAGCGGGACTTCCGTATTATCAAAACAGGCATTAATCTGCCGAAGGAACTGCTGCATGAAAACATCCACAAACGGGTAGACCTCATGATGGACGCCGGCCTGCTCGCAGAAGTGGAAAGTGTAAAAGCTTTCCGGCAACATAATGCCCTGCGTACTGTAGGCTACCAGGAGATATTTGACTACTTCGACGGCACGCTGTCCCTCGAAAAGGCAGTGGAAGACATTAAAACACATACCCGGCAATACGCCAAAAGACAACTGACCTGGTTCCGCAAAGACCCGGATTACCACTGGTTCGATCCCCGCTATCCGGAAGTGATCATCAGCTGGCTGCAACAACAATTGCAACAGCCCTCCTGA
- a CDS encoding OmpP1/FadL family transporter, whose protein sequence is MAQSSNDALLYSPNQPFGTARAQSLGGAGIGLGGDYSSAHTNPAGIGMFKTGEVFISAGLGLTNNNSTYLGNGQLDNKGNKTNFQIPSIGVIFASNKGTGDKAWNNVSFSLGYTRLANYNNKIVVAGYNDKSSFSDTWVDQMWYADSAGIVNDYPLGGSIGYRAGLIDRFRHPDGVVDPMSNASPTRPTGGLTAIQQRGILETRGGLNEFAFAVAGNYGNRLYIGGSINVPNVNYREDFTVMEDDATNNGANQPNNDFGYFDYRQYLRRTGLGIGAKIGVLYKASPRFRLGGAFHTPTYYSMHDSYTADIDVNTENYLGKQYAHSDNVTGGYPVEFDYNYVAPLRAMAGATYFFGDITHVSNTQGFITADYEYVNQSSGKFKMSDYRDDEKALNQNISAIYKAVSNVRVGAELKFATLYAVRAGFAWYGNPYSNDEYNANTDASRKVYSAGFGYRNKGLYADLAYSYTQGNDRYRLYTSTTQGLTPAAATLDYNRSNVVLTLGLKF, encoded by the coding sequence ATGGCGCAGAGCTCGAATGACGCTTTGCTTTACTCCCCCAATCAACCATTCGGGACAGCAAGAGCACAATCACTGGGTGGAGCAGGCATCGGCCTGGGCGGCGACTACTCCTCAGCACACACTAACCCTGCCGGCATCGGCATGTTCAAGACCGGCGAAGTGTTCATCTCAGCAGGATTAGGCCTTACCAACAACAATTCCACCTACCTGGGCAACGGGCAGCTGGACAACAAAGGCAACAAGACCAATTTCCAGATACCCAGCATCGGCGTGATCTTCGCCTCCAACAAAGGCACCGGCGACAAAGCCTGGAACAACGTAAGCTTCTCGCTGGGCTACACCCGCCTGGCCAACTATAACAATAAAATAGTGGTGGCCGGCTACAACGACAAATCATCTTTCTCAGATACCTGGGTAGACCAGATGTGGTACGCCGACTCTGCCGGTATCGTCAACGACTACCCGCTGGGCGGCAGCATCGGCTACCGCGCCGGCCTGATAGACCGCTTCCGTCACCCCGACGGCGTGGTAGACCCGATGAGCAACGCATCCCCTACCCGCCCTACCGGCGGCCTCACCGCCATACAGCAACGCGGCATCCTCGAAACACGGGGAGGACTCAACGAATTTGCGTTCGCCGTAGCCGGTAACTACGGTAACCGTTTATACATCGGCGGTAGCATCAATGTGCCTAATGTAAACTACCGCGAAGACTTCACCGTAATGGAAGACGACGCCACCAACAACGGCGCCAACCAGCCTAACAACGATTTCGGTTACTTCGACTACCGCCAGTACCTCAGAAGAACTGGGCTCGGTATCGGCGCTAAAATAGGCGTATTGTACAAGGCCTCTCCCCGCTTCCGCCTGGGCGGCGCCTTCCACACGCCTACCTACTACAGCATGCACGACAGCTATACCGCCGACATCGACGTTAACACGGAAAATTACCTCGGGAAACAATATGCCCATTCCGACAATGTGACCGGCGGTTACCCCGTGGAATTTGACTATAACTACGTAGCACCGCTCCGCGCCATGGCCGGCGCCACCTACTTCTTCGGCGATATCACCCACGTGAGCAATACACAGGGCTTCATCACCGCCGATTACGAGTACGTGAACCAGTCCTCCGGTAAATTCAAAATGAGCGACTACCGCGATGACGAAAAAGCACTGAACCAAAACATCAGCGCCATCTATAAAGCCGTTTCCAACGTACGTGTGGGCGCCGAACTGAAATTCGCCACCCTCTACGCCGTAAGAGCCGGCTTCGCCTGGTATGGCAACCCGTACAGCAACGACGAATACAACGCCAACACCGACGCCTCCCGCAAAGTGTACAGCGCCGGCTTCGGCTACCGCAACAAAGGCCTGTATGCCGATCTGGCCTACAGCTACACACAAGGCAATGACCGCTACCGGTTGTATACCAGCACCACCCAGGGATTAACACCTGCGGCCGCAACCCTGGATTACAACAGAAGCAATGTGGTATTGACACTGGGGCTGAAATTTTGA
- the proS gene encoding proline--tRNA ligase: protein MSKEITARSEDYSKWYNDLVVKGGLADYSAVRGCMVIKPYGYALWEAMRDVLDSKFKETGHQNAYFPLFIPKSFLSKEAAHVEGFAKECAVVTHYRLKNDPNGGGVVVDPEAKLEEELIVRPTSETIIWNTYKDWIQSYRDLPLLINQWANVVRWEMRTRLFLRTAEFLWQEGHTAHATAEEAIAETEQMLHIYAEFAEQYMAVPVIRGVKTASERFAGAVNTYCVEALMQDGKALQAGTSHFLGQNFAKAFDVQFSNKENKLDYVWATSWGVSTRLIGGLIMVHSDDQGLVLPPRIAPLQVVIVPIYKGADQKTALDEKVNGIVAELKKAGIRVKYDDSDNNRPGWKFAEYEMKGVPVRIAIGARDLENNVAEVARRDTKEKMSLSLDGLAGRIGELLEEIQQHLFTKAKTYRDEHITRVDNFEEFQKVLDEKTGFVSAHWDGTAETEEKIKELTKATIRCIPLDNPQEAGTCVLTGKPSKERVLFARAY from the coding sequence ATGAGTAAAGAGATCACAGCCCGTTCGGAAGATTATTCGAAATGGTACAATGACCTGGTGGTGAAAGGCGGTCTGGCAGACTACTCTGCCGTTAGAGGCTGTATGGTGATCAAACCATATGGTTATGCGCTCTGGGAAGCCATGCGCGACGTCCTGGACAGTAAATTTAAGGAAACCGGTCACCAGAACGCTTATTTTCCGCTGTTTATCCCCAAAAGCTTCCTCAGCAAAGAAGCCGCCCACGTGGAAGGCTTCGCTAAAGAATGCGCCGTTGTAACCCACTACCGCCTGAAAAACGACCCCAACGGCGGCGGGGTAGTGGTAGACCCGGAAGCCAAACTGGAAGAAGAGCTGATCGTTCGACCCACTTCGGAAACCATCATCTGGAACACCTATAAGGACTGGATCCAATCTTACCGCGACCTGCCCCTGCTGATCAACCAGTGGGCCAACGTGGTACGCTGGGAGATGCGCACCCGCCTTTTCCTCCGCACGGCCGAATTCCTCTGGCAGGAAGGCCATACCGCCCACGCCACAGCAGAAGAAGCCATCGCGGAAACAGAACAGATGCTGCACATATACGCTGAATTCGCCGAACAATATATGGCGGTACCGGTGATCCGCGGCGTTAAAACCGCCAGCGAAAGATTCGCCGGAGCAGTAAACACCTACTGCGTGGAAGCCCTCATGCAGGACGGTAAAGCCCTGCAGGCCGGTACCTCCCACTTCCTCGGCCAGAACTTCGCGAAAGCATTCGATGTACAGTTCTCCAACAAAGAAAATAAACTGGACTACGTATGGGCCACCTCCTGGGGCGTATCTACCCGCCTGATCGGAGGCCTCATCATGGTGCACAGCGATGACCAGGGCCTCGTACTGCCCCCCCGCATCGCTCCGCTGCAGGTGGTGATCGTACCTATCTATAAAGGCGCCGACCAGAAAACTGCCCTCGATGAAAAAGTAAACGGCATCGTGGCTGAACTGAAAAAAGCCGGCATCCGCGTGAAATACGACGACTCCGACAACAACCGCCCGGGCTGGAAATTCGCCGAATATGAAATGAAAGGCGTTCCCGTTCGTATAGCCATCGGCGCAAGAGACCTCGAAAACAACGTGGCCGAGGTCGCCCGCCGCGATACAAAAGAGAAAATGAGCCTCTCCCTCGACGGACTGGCAGGCCGCATCGGCGAACTGCTGGAAGAAATTCAGCAGCACCTCTTCACCAAAGCCAAAACCTACCGCGATGAACATATCACCCGTGTAGATAACTTCGAGGAATTCCAGAAAGTACTGGACGAAAAAACTGGCTTCGTGTCCGCCCACTGGGACGGTACCGCCGAAACGGAAGAGAAAATCAAAGAACTGACAAAAGCAACCATCCGTTGTATACCACTGGACAACCCCCAGGAAGCAGGTACCTGCGTCCTCACAGGTAAACCGTCCAAAGAACGGGTGTTGTTTGCCAGAGCATACTAA